In Rutidosis leptorrhynchoides isolate AG116_Rl617_1_P2 chromosome 6, CSIRO_AGI_Rlap_v1, whole genome shotgun sequence, the DNA window TATTTTCTTCTCAAGTCTTTTCTCTGTTATACTTTCCATCATCTTCCTGTACACATTTCTCTCAAGTACACCAATTTCATCCTTTTTTCTcgtattttttatttaaaaaacaaTGGAAGTTACTCAACCGAAGACAATCGAAAatcttccacaagatatgcttGTGGAAATTTTATCTCGAGTTGGAAGTTACTCATCCGACCAGTTGTTCATGTGTAAGTTGGTTTGCAAAAGCTTTTCGAAGCTTTCCAAAGATCCTTTAGTATTAAAAAGGCTTTCCCTAGATCGGTGGCCTCTATTACCTTGGGGAAACCCTAGATTCTTTGTTTTTTTATTTCGTTGTACGATTTTTGGAAACCCTAATGCGATATTTCACTGGGGTTTGATAGGTTATTTTGACGGTAGTCATATCGATTATGGGCTTGAATGTCTCAAGCAAGCTTCGAACAGCCAACTTAAAGAGgctgtttatgtttatggtttaatTATGTTTGCCTCTTGCAAAATAGAGGAAAAGCATGTCGGTTTACAAATTTTGAATGAAACATTCCCACCAGAGCCGGAGATGGTGGTTGTGGTGAGAACAAGGGTTTTTGATTTGCTGCGATGTTTATGGTTATTTAACCGCCGTCCTTTTGCTGACGTGGCAACGCTGTGCCCTATCTCTGACCACCGTGGTTATTTTCCACACATCCATGGGTTTGAACTCACGATACCGGAATGCGTGTC includes these proteins:
- the LOC139853868 gene encoding F-box protein At2g35280-like, with amino-acid sequence MEVTQPKTIENLPQDMLVEILSRVGSYSSDQLFMCKLVCKSFSKLSKDPLVLKRLSLDRWPLLPWGNPRFFVFLFRCTIFGNPNAIFHWGLIGYFDGSHIDYGLECLKQASNSQLKEAVYVYGLIMFASCKIEEKHVGLQILNETFPPEPEMVVVVRTRVFDLLRCLWLFNRRPFADVATLCPISDHRGYFPHIHGFELTIPECVSCFWAYELGVFVNQFAYN